A single Tachypleus tridentatus isolate NWPU-2018 chromosome 9, ASM421037v1, whole genome shotgun sequence DNA region contains:
- the LOC143225957 gene encoding histone H2A encodes MSGRGKGGKVKAKAKSRSSRAGLQFPVGRIHRLLRKGNYAERVGAGAPVYMAAVLEYLAAEVLELAGNAARDNKKTRIIPRHLQLAIRNDEELNKLLQGVTIAQGGVLPNIQAVLLPKKTEKKS; translated from the coding sequence ATGTCGGGAAGAGGGAAAGGAGGAAAGGTAAAAGCTAAAGCGAAGTCTCGCTCGAGCAGGGCAGGACTACAGTTTCCTGTTGGTCGTATACACCGTTTGTTGAGGAAAGGAAACTACGCCGAACGCGTAGGTGCTGGTGCCCCTGTCTATATGGCGGCTGTGTTAGAGTACTTGGCTGCTGAAGTTCTCGAGTTAGCTGGCAATGCAGCTCGTGACAataagaaaactagaatcattcCCCGCCATCTCCAACTGGCCATACGTAACGACGAAGAGCTGAACAAGTTACTGCAGGGAGTGACCATTGCTCAGGGTGGTGTTTTGCCCAACATCCAGGCGGTTTTGTTACCGAAAAAGAccgaaaaaaaatcttaa
- the LOC143225958 gene encoding histone H2B produces the protein MPPQPSGKAVKKAGKAQKAVRAGEKKKRKKRRKESYSIYIYKVLKQVHPDTGISSKAMSIMNSFVNDIFERIAAEASRLAHYNKRSTITSREIQTAVRLLLPGELAKHAVSEGTKAVTKYTSSK, from the coding sequence ATGCCGCCTCAGCCTAGTGGAAAAGCAGTGAAGAAAGCTGGAAAAGCACAGAAAGCAGTTCGTGCTGGGgagaaaaagaagagaaaaaaacgaAGGAAAGAGAGTTACAGTATATATATCTACAAGGTACTGAAGCAGGTTCACCCAGACACTGGTATTTCCAGCAAAGCAATGTCCATCATGAACAGCTTTGTGAACGACATTTTTGAACGGATCGCAGCCGAAGCTTCTCGTTTGGCTCATTATAACAAGCGTTCCACTATCACCAGCCGAGAGATCCAGACCGCTGTTCGACTGCTTTTACCGGGAGAACTTGCTAAACACGCGGTGTCTGAAGGCACTAAGGCTGTTACAAAGTACACCAGCTCCAAGTAG